Part of the Microbacterium immunditiarum genome is shown below.
GCAGTAGGAGGGCGGTCACCGTGCAAGCTTCCTGTGGCTGACACGCAGCCCCGCGACGGCACGAGCCTGCCGGTGGATTCTGTCCGACAACCCGAGGGCACGTGCTGGGTCGCCGCGGTCTGCCGCCGGCATCTGCCCGCGGCGCGACCGCTCGGTCGTGTCGTTCATGAAAGACGGATAGGTCTCCATGTTCATCGTGCTCACCTTCCGCGACTGAGAAGTACGACTCCGTGAACGTGACGTGCTCGACGAGCCCACGGTATTCCGACATCAAGCTCACCTCAGCCGATGAGCCTCCTTCTGCGCTCCGGCCGGGCCTGGGTCGGCCACGCCCCCATGCTCCAGCTCGTCGCGCTGGAGCAAGGGAGGTCGAATCAGAGCGGCGTGTGCCCGTGAGTGGGGCGGATCACCACGGTACGAAGCGGGCTGCTCCTCCATCGTCATCGTTGATGTTCTCAAGGGGTGTAGGTGACGATATCCGTTGTCTGGCGGGAACCGGGGCCGTTGACGGGGGGTATGAGTGATGATAAAGTCATTGCCTACCGGTACGAAGTAGTGCTTGACGGCGCCACGCCACCACACCTCGGCGGGCGTCGCTCAGAAGCCGTCACCTGAACCATTTACCCGAACGTGAAGCGCCTCGACCGAGAGGCATTGGCGGGCTGGGGCATTGAGTCGGTCGGTCGATGTCGACAGTGCGGCCGAAGTATGAGGCACGATCGCGATCTGTGAGCTGCGGTCGTGCTCGGAAAAGCGATAGGGAGCGCAATGAAGCGTAAGCATGGCGGGCTCGCCGTATTCACGGCCATTGTCGGTGCAGTTCTGCTCGCGACGGGATGCACGGCGCCAGGGAGTTCCGCACCGTCCGACGATCAGCGGTCTGCTGATATCGATCAGATCGAAAATCCTCATATGCCGTTCGGCGACCCTCCTGGTGAAGGAGGGACACCCGTCAAGGGCGGTGAGCTGACAGTCGGAATGTTCGCCGATATCAATTCCTTCGACACGATTGCCAAGCTGAACATTCCGGCGATGGCGATCTACGACCAGTTGATGCGGTATGACGAGAACGGTGAGGCGGTGCCGTATCTTGCGAGTTCGATGGAGACGTCGGACGCAGGGAAGACGTGGGTCATGGGACTGCGACCCGATGTGCGGTTCCACGACGGCACGCCTCTCGACGCAGATGCTGTGATTTACAACATCCAGCGGATCATCGATCTTCCGGAGGCAGCGGCCCATCTGTACGCCTCGGACATCGAGACGCTCACCGCTGAAGACGAGTTGACCGTTCAGTTTGTGCTCAAGGAACCGAATGCGTCGTTCTCCGCCTTCTTCGCGGAGAATCCGTCGATCGCCAGTCTGGGTGTCGTGGGCTCTCCCGCGGCGATCGAGCAGTGGGGGGCCGACTATACCAACCACCCGGTGGGAGCTGGGCCCTACAAATTCGTGTCGTGGGCTCGGGGTGACAAGGCGGTGCTCGAGCGCAACGATGACTATTGGCAGGAGGGCCTACCGCATCTCGACACGATCACCTTCGTGCCCCGGGTCGACGCGGACACTCGAGCCATCAGTCTCGAGAACGGTGAAGTGGACCTGATCGAGTCGAACGGCGTCAACGACTTCCTGCGCCTCGTCGACAACCCGGAGCACAAGTACTACCTCGGTGGCGAAGGCGGCACGTACTTGCCGTTCAACCACGACAAGGCACCGTTCGACGACATTCGGATGCGTC
Proteins encoded:
- a CDS encoding ABC transporter substrate-binding protein gives rise to the protein MKRKHGGLAVFTAIVGAVLLATGCTAPGSSAPSDDQRSADIDQIENPHMPFGDPPGEGGTPVKGGELTVGMFADINSFDTIAKLNIPAMAIYDQLMRYDENGEAVPYLASSMETSDAGKTWVMGLRPDVRFHDGTPLDADAVIYNIQRIIDLPEAAAHLYASDIETLTAEDELTVQFVLKEPNASFSAFFAENPSIASLGVVGSPAAIEQWGADYTNHPVGAGPYKFVSWARGDKAVLERNDDYWQEGLPHLDTITFVPRVDADTRAISLENGEVDLIESNGVNDFLRLVDNPEHKYYLGGEGGTYLPFNHDKAPFDDIRMRQAAVMAIDYDQMSEVLFDGQMERSETPIGKGSAYYSEKAAEAFPDTDQEAAKKLVEEYVADGGDPSFTLEGGNSASAVKTQQFLQAQWEAVGMNVELKQHDLATLIKEIREVNFNISSKGFHGSSQPYPLLEELFETGAYSNLNRYSSPKMDELLEQARSATSEEERIRLYNEVQVLANEDVVNLWYAPGFLGLISKTYVHGVVRGSSGPTYFAEIWVE